The DNA sequence CGAGGACACCCTCGGCGAGGACGGCGACCCGCTGGACGCGCTGGTGCTGCTGCCCGAACCCGTGTTCCCGGGCTGTGTGGTCGAGGCGCGCCCGGTCGGCATGTTCCGCATGACCGACGAGAAGGGCGGCGACGACAAGGTTCTTTGTGTGCTCGCCGATCCGCGCTGGGACCACATCACCGACATCGGCGACGTGTCGGAGTTCGAGCTGGACGCCATCAAGCACTTCTTCGTGCACTACAAGGACCTCGAGCCGGGCAAGTTCGTCAAGGCTGCCGACTGGGTGGGCCGCGAAGAGGCCGAAGCCGAGGTCAACCGCTCGATCGAACGGTTCAAGACCGAAGGGCACTAGCCGGACCTGCACGAGAGTGCTGTGAGGGTCGTGGGCAGATCGAGTCCACAACCCTCATCCCTCGTCGCAATGTCGGCGCCGGTGACACAGGAGACGATGTCGGCGCCAGTGTGACCTGCACCATCAGCAATTTTGCGTGCCTGTAACACGGCGTAACGTCACCGTTCAATCGGGCTCCCATCATGGCGGTGTGTTACTGCATCAAGGGATCGGCCTGGAGGCGTTCAACGAGATGCCGACGCGCCGGGCGGTGCACGCCGTGTTCGAGTGCTGCTACAGCGTGCCGCT is a window from the Mycolicibacterium poriferae genome containing:
- a CDS encoding inorganic diphosphatase codes for the protein MQFDVLIEIQKGSRNKYEVDHDTGKVKLDRYLFTAMGYPTDYGYIEDTLGEDGDPLDALVLLPEPVFPGCVVEARPVGMFRMTDEKGGDDKVLCVLADPRWDHITDIGDVSEFELDAIKHFFVHYKDLEPGKFVKAADWVGREEAEAEVNRSIERFKTEGH